The DNA window ACAAAGAGTGTGAAAGAAATATTGGATCAGCCAAGATTTGAAGGATTCTTCGAAAACATAAAGATTAAACTTGTGGGTATAAGTATGTTCATCATCATAAAAGTAACACAAACATGACATTTAGGTGTGATTATGGATGCAAATCAAATGCGAGTAAGAGGGAAAATTACTTGGCCGGAGTACGCAGATGTTTCAGTAACAGGACAAGGTGGATTCCAAAGGCTCTCCGCTATATTTTCTTGAAGAACATGGTAAAACGGGGTGGTCGATTTAAAGCCGATTGCGATAAAAATACTTGAAACGAATCTGGTTAGAATTCCTGCATCCGttacattttttaaattattaaataaactaAATTTAAGTTGAAAAAATGTATCAAAAAATTTAAAGGAAAAAATCGTCcttgttaaataatttattcataaatataaaataaaataaatataaatttaaagatAAAAATTTCGATCTGAAATGTCTTAAAGAGTCATCGGGTGAAGCTTCAGTTTAACAAATGTATATACTACAATGTTGACGAAGGTGGGCGAGTCCGTTACAGAATCGGATGAACCCCACTAGGTCTTCCGTCTTGGTGTCTTTTCACCTCGGAGCTGAAGATCCCTAACCGCAATTCTGATTGAAATCGCTGATTCTTTTAAGTTGGTGTGATCGAAGGCTAGTGATTTCATCTTTTCCAAATTCTTTAATTTGAACACAATTTGTTCATGATGTCTCTGATATATAGAAGTCGTATTTACTTGCTTTCGAGTAGTTATGCATCTGCATCTCAGCGCCATGTTTCCTTCTCTTTTTCTCGCCTTCATTTCTTCTCTACCTCATGGGAAGCGCAACCCTCGAACAGTCTTTCCGTTTCTGATTACTTGATTCGAAGACACCAATTCTCTCAAGAAACGGCGTCACGAATCGCCTCTATGTTAACTCGTCTAAACAACCCAGAAAAGGCTGATTCAAATATCTCAATCCTGAAAGAGAGTGGATTTTCGAAGACCCAAGTGGAGAGAGTTTTGACCTATAGACCTTTTTTGCTTTCGGCGAGTACCGAGAAAGTTATCAAGCCTAAAATCAAGAtttttcaggatttaggccttTCGAAAAGTGAAATTGCCAATATAATCTCAAAAGATCCAGGGATTTTGGGTTGCAGTGCAAAGAATAGAGTCATCCCCTCACTAGATGTGCTAAAGAATCTTTTTGGGTCCAACGCAGAGGTGGGGAAGCTCTTGAAGGTTTCTGGGTGGTTCCTCATAATGGATTTGGAAAAGACTCTGGTGCCCAATGTCAAGTTCTTAGAGAGCTGTGGTATTCCCATGAAGCAGATTGCTAATCATATCTACTTTTTTCCTAGATTTCTTTTACATAAACCAGAAGTTTTAAGGAAATGTGTTGATAAGGTTGATGAAATGGGAGTCAGTAGGAGCTCTAAAAGTTTTATTTATGCTGTTAGGATTGTGCGTTCATTCAGCAATGTGAATTGGGAGCTCAAGTTGAAGGCTTTTCGGGATATGGGTTTTTCTGAAACTgatattttgaaaatgtttCGGACCTCATCTCCGGTGTTTACAATATCAAAGGAGAAGATGAAGATGGTAAAAGAGGTTCTTCTGGCCTCTGGGAAGTACGATCTGTCAAGTATCGTTCATTACCCTGTTTCACTCATGTACAGCATCGAGAAGAGGTACAAGCCCCGGCTGCAAGTTCTAAGGATTTTGGAAACAAAGAAACTCATAGAAAATTGGCCTAGTCTTGGACTGCTTTGCTCGATCTCAAATGCTCATTTTTCTGATAGATTTGTTGCCCCTTATTTCAATGAATTGGGTAAAGTATACATAGACGAACCTGGTggtaaagataaaataaacaagaaacaATTAGCATCTTTGTGGGGAAAATCAAGATGAGATCTTGGCATGTGTTGTCCGCGACAGTGTTGGTGCCTGTGGTGGGAACTGATTGAACATAATAGGTTCCGTGCTTTTCCATAGCTTGACTAGTATCTCTTATGTATTACCCAATCTTTCAAAACAGATTGTTTTTATTGTCATTAGACTTGATTTAGATTTGATTTACGCCATTCTCTGCAGCTAAGGTGTTGCTTATTTCATGTTCAttggaaattaatttttttatccgTATTGCTAATAATTTATTGAAAAAGTTCAGACATTTAATTGATAGTAAAACACGTTCTGAACATGATATACCTCTGTTCTTGAAATCTTGGTGTCATTCACAGCAAGCACGTAAAACACTTTGTCCATCACTGCTGATGAAATGTCtctttcattttcttttattgTCCCTGCTGCTGTATGTGGTATGAAGTTTTAACGATCATGCGTCATCCTTTGGAGACTAATGTTTATGGGaggattttaaaaaatttgtatgTCTGATGTTCCTTGTGGTTCTAGAAATTTTGAAGATTTTGACATACTGTTATGTCAACTCAGTCCGATGTGATGAAACATTTTCAGAATGAGCACATAATCAATTTGATTTGTTCTTTTTCATCAGATAGTCGTGGATACTGATTTGGTTTTTTCCACGAGGTGTAACACCTGTTAACCTAAGATAAACTTCATTCAAGTGACGTACAGTCTATTCTGGTGGTGGGAGATTTTCTTCTGAGTGAATTTCATCaccttttctcttcaatttgtGGGTTGTTGCTCTGATCGCGAGAAAGAACTGTGGATATACTAGCGATTGTAAAGGTGCCACTTCAATTGTAAAAGGGTACTCAGAGGAGAATTTCTTGCATCTTGTTTGGAATGCTAATTTGATGCTTGGGTGCTACTGAATTGTACTACCACAATTTGATCCTTCTTTGTGCCTTTTGTTGCGGGCATACCAGATATGAGAAAGTTCAAGCTTTTAACTTTCTGTTTATTGTTATGGCTCTCAATGAATAAACAATATTCAGGGAATGTCTGAAGTCCTTGTAATGATTATGTCATCTAAATTACTCTCCAATACTTCAGTTAGCATGTCATAATCTCCCGATAATCCAATCAAGAATATCTGCACG is part of the Primulina eburnea isolate SZY01 chromosome 1, ASM2296580v1, whole genome shotgun sequence genome and encodes:
- the LOC140842556 gene encoding uncharacterized protein, which codes for MMSLIYRSRIYLLSSSYASASQRHVSFSFSRLHFFSTSWEAQPSNSLSVSDYLIRRHQFSQETASRIASMLTRLNNPEKADSNISILKESGFSKTQVERVLTYRPFLLSASTEKVIKPKIKIFQDLGLSKSEIANIISKDPGILGCSAKNRVIPSLDVLKNLFGSNAEVGKLLKVSGWFLIMDLEKTLVPNVKFLESCGIPMKQIANHIYFFPRFLLHKPEVLRKCVDKVDEMGVSRSSKSFIYAVRIVRSFSNVNWELKLKAFRDMGFSETDILKMFRTSSPVFTISKEKMKMVKEVLLASGKYDLSSIVHYPVSLMYSIEKRYKPRLQVLRILETKKLIENWPSLGLLCSISNAHFSDRFVAPYFNELGKVYIDEPGGKDKINKKQLASLWGKSR